A stretch of Coccidioides posadasii str. Silveira chromosome 2, complete sequence DNA encodes these proteins:
- a CDS encoding uncharacterized protein (EggNog:ENOG410PGYE~COG:Q~TransMembrane:1 (o12-32i)~BUSCO:4867at33183), whose amino-acid sequence MLSALKDIPPGHLVLGAAACFLLYQVYLYLTLGLARRKFIQQNGCRPPPAYPHKDPILGLDWALKGMKYSRSRTFLQGTQKRFREHGNTHSLNVIGKPAIATCDPENIKATLATKFQDFDLSTVRKSLFQPLFGKGIFTTDGAEWEHSRAMLRPNFVRSQVADLDMIERHLKNLFKEIPTDGSTVDLQDLFFDLTLDTATEFLFGESAYTLTKKDMGSGERFSDIFTYCTAVIGQWARLGIFLGIPDRRYHRYAAGVHEFADRYVQKALENYRAQQSGMITSDKTSNRYIFLDELVKSTQDPVELRSEALNILLAGRDTTASLLACLWNVLSKRPDVWSRLLNEVDALNKKRPSFEELKNMKFLRYCVNEALRLYPVVPGNTRVAVRDTFVPVGGGPDGKSPVFVPKGTLLNYSVYTMHRREDIYGPDAAEFKPERWEKLRPGWEYLPFNGGPRICLGQQLALTEASYTTVRLMQEFRHVESRDPNPWEELLTVTCASAHGAKVALRP is encoded by the exons ATGCTGTCAGCACTGAAAGATATTCCTCCTGGTCATCTCGTCCTTGGAGCCGCTGCGTGCTTCCTACTATACCAAGTTTACCTGTATTTGACTTTGGGTCTTGCTCGCCGGAAGTTTATTCAGCAAAATGGTTGCCGACCACCTCCAGCATATCCTCATAAAGACCCGATCCTTGGACTAGACTGGGCCTTGAAAGGCATGAAATACAGCCGGTCCAGAACGTTCCTCCAAGGGACACAGAAACGCTTTCGCGAGCACGGCAACACCCACTCGCTAAATGTTATCGGTAAACCTG CTATTGCTACGTGTGACCCGGAAAATATCAAAGCCACCCTGGCTACTAAATTCCAGGACTTTGACCTTTCTACTGTCAGAAAAAGTCTTTTTCAACCGTTGTTCGGCAAGGGAATCTTCACAACAGATGGGGCTGAGTGGGAGCATTCCCGCGCAATGTTGCGGCCCAATTTTGTCCGTTCTCAAGTTGCAGATTTAGACATGATTGAGAGACATCTCAAAAATCTATTCAAAGAGATTCCAACAGATGGTTCAACAGTCGATCTCCAGgatcttttctttgatttgACTCTCGATACGGCAACTGAATTTCTTTTCGGTGAATCAGCCTATACTCTGACCAAAAAAGATATGGGGTCTGGCGAACGATTCAGCGATATCTTCACCTACTGTACAGCCGTCATCGGGCAGTGGGCACGGCTTGGCATATTCTTGGGGATCCCGGACAGACGATATCACCGGTACGCAGCTGGTGTCCACGAATTTGCTGATCGTTACGTTCAAAAGGCCCTTGAGAACTATCGTGCCCAGCAGTCCGGGATGATTACCAGCGACAAGACTTCAAATCGATACATTTTCTTGGATGAGTTGGTGAAATCTACCCAAGATCCAGTCGAATTGCGCTCCGAAGCTCTTAACATCTTGCTTGCTGGCCGGGACACGACTGCAAGTCTCTTGGCCTGCCTGTGGAACGTTCTATCAAAAAGGCCTGACGTCTGGTCCAGGCTCCTAAATGAGGTCGATGCGCTCAATAAAAAGAGACCATCGTTTGAAGAACTAAAGAATATGAAGTTCTTGCGTTATTGTGTAAACGAAG CCCTGCGACTGTATCCTGTGGTCCCTGGTAATACTCGAGTTGCGGTCCGCGACACCTTCGTTCCCGTTGGAGGGGGTCCGGATGGCAAATCTCCCGTGTTCGTGCCCAAAGGCACTCTGCTTAATTACAGTGTTTACACAATGCATCGACGGGAAGATATATATGGACCCGATGCCGCGGAGTTTAAACCAGAAAGATGGGAGAAATTGCGGCCCGGATGGGAATATCTTCCATTTAATGGCGGTCCTAGAATCTGCCTTGGAC AGCAACTTGCACTTACTGAAGCGTCATATACCACCGTTCGATTGATGCAGGAATTCCGCCACGTCGAATCCCGTGATCCTAATCCATGGGAAGAATTGCTAACGGTTACCTGCGCTAGCGCCCATGGTGCGAAGGTGGCTTTGAGGCCTTAA
- a CDS encoding uncharacterized protein (EggNog:ENOG410PIP7~COG:G~BUSCO:5706at33183), translating to MGGHLIKAAHQLQKLFSDLVRILHRLIHGSVRKEVSRKRRSFRNRWTRRSLNDFVQEVEDLFLGHLSPENLALMSNEIGAQLRASAKSSHISMLPSFNHSLPSGKEKGTYLALDVGGSTFRVALVKLAGKDEGVKILKMATSHIDEDVKALAGKAFFDWMARKIGEMLPPSAEEYSQDSAPLPMGLSWSFPIEQTSIRSGKVISMGKGFHCSDGTVGDDLRELIMEACRKRNLNVTLEAIVNDGSATLLSRAYTDPTTRMSLILGTGTNMAVHFPVHAIGIDKYGERSPEWFAKADHVITNTEISMFGGRVLQMTRWDDDLNRNHIKPDYQPLEYMCTGRYLGEIVRLIAAEAVQTAGLFGGQTPASMQPRYSLDTAILAYIEEDTSPSFQSSLAFLQKQHQFRVPPTPADLAFLKRVTHCVSQRAAAYLATAIHGLWCLRNESETPIFPATPESTNDEEILKIPANECTKDPIPLQVNIACDGSVINKYPNFRARCQVYLNQLTFDSKTSETSHMMLDSAIASKKASSRVEQLRSITLDLAPEGGIIGAAVAVAVAVPDDE from the coding sequence ATGGGGGGCCATCTTATTAAGGCAGCGCATCAGCTGCAAAAGCTCTTCAGCGATCTTGTCAGGATACTCCATAGACTTATTCATGGATCCGTCCGTAAAGAAGTTTCTCGGAAACGACGAAGTTTTAGGAACCGATGGACCCGACGATCATTAAACGACTTCGTTCAAGAAGTCGAGGATCTTTTTCTCGGTCACCTCTCTCCAGAAAATCTTGCACTCATGTCAAATGAAATTGGTGCACAACTGCGCGCAAGTGCTAAATCGAGTCATATCAGCATGCTCCCTTCATTCAACCACTCTCTCCcgtctggtaaggaaaagGGAACCTATCTCGCGTTGGATGTGGGTGGTTCAACGTTCCGAGTCGCCCTAGTGAAACTAGCTGGCAAAGATGAGGGGGTAAAGATCCTGAAAATGGCAACATCGCATATTGACGAGGATGTGAAGGCCCTAGCAGGAAAGGCTTTCTTTGACTGGATGGCGCGGAAGATCGGCGAGATGCTCCCCCCAAGTGCTGAAGAATATAGCCAAGATTCAGCGCCTTTACCTATGGGATTGTCCTGGTCATTTCCTATTGAACAAACGTCTATTCGCAGTGGCAAGGTAATTTCTATGGGGAAGGGATTCCACTGCTCTGATGGCACCGTTGGCGACGATCTAAGAGAGCTCATTATGGAAGCATGTCGAAAACGTAATCTCAACGTTACTCTAGAAGCCATTGTCAACGATGGTTCGGCCACGCTCCTTTCCCGTGCTTATACGGACCCAACGACTCGGATGTCCCTTATCCTAGGAACAGGAACGAATATGGCGGTTCATTTCCCAGTTCATGCGATTGGAATCGATAAGTACGGAGAACGATCACCAGAGTGGTTCGCAAAAGCCGATCATGTGATTACCAATACCGAGATCAGCATGTTTGGGGGCAGGGTGCTACAGATGACGCGTTGGGACGATGATCTGAACCGCAATCATATCAAACCGGACTATCAACCTCTAGAGTATATGTGCACCGGGAGATATCTGGGAGAAATTGTCAGGCTCATCGCTGCAGAAGCTGTTCAGACGGCCGGCTTGTTCGGTGGACAGACGCCGGCTTCGATGCAACCACGATATTCACTCGACACCGCAATCCTAGCATACATTGAGGAGGATACGTCGCCGTCTTTCCAATCGTCTTTGGcatttcttcaaaaacaacACCAGTTCCGCGTGCCTCCAACCCCGGCTGACCTTGCTTTCTTAAAAAGGGTCACTCACTGCGTATCGCAGCGAGCTGCTGCATACTTGGCAACAGCAATCCATGGCCTCTGGTGCCTGAGAAATGAAAGTGAGACACCAATATTCCCAGCAACACCCGAATCGACCAACGACGAAGAAATCCTCAAAATTCCCGCAAATGAGTGCACGAAAGATCCCATTCCACTACAGGTTAACATCGCCTGTGATGGCAGTGTCATAAACAAATATCCGAATTTTAGAGCCCGCTGTCAAGTGTATCTCAACCAATTAACTTTCGACTCCAAAACATCCGAAACTTCTCATATGATGCTTGATTCAGCGATAGCGTCCAAGAAAGCGTCGTCTCGAGTTGAGCAATTACGCTCTATCACGCTTGACTTAGCTCCAGAAGGCGGCATCATCGGCGCCGCTGTGGCCGTGGCCGTTGCCGTTCCCGATGACGAATAA